Proteins from a single region of Undibacterium sp. KW1:
- a CDS encoding porin, producing MKLKPFITLLAMASAVSAAWAEDTSNITVSGFGTAALTRSNTSDAEFARPNQLAGVTSGAKTGVDSNLGLQVTAKMNDWLSFTGQGLVRKNVTDNFGAELAWAFAKAKVSDNLNIRVGRVGLPVYMISDYRNVGYANTMLRPPVEMYTQVTLESLDGADVLYQTNLGDTSVTAQVAYGVTDSDNRGGFTAKFKKVSSINIVAENGPFTFRFGRVDANVTVDNSTNLNTLVSGLTKFGFASGANAIAVNDTKASFTSVGLGVDWKSMVVQAEYGKRKSASLSIADTTSWYTMFGYRMGAFLPYVVHASATQDSPRTVAGLPTAGPLLPYTLGANALASASPIQSSNSIGVRWDFHKSAALKLQLDRMSPDNGPGVFINAKPGFKGPVTVFAAAVDFVF from the coding sequence ATGAAATTGAAACCTTTTATCACTTTATTGGCGATGGCATCCGCTGTTTCAGCCGCCTGGGCTGAGGACACATCGAACATCACCGTTAGCGGATTTGGTACGGCCGCACTGACACGCAGCAATACTTCTGACGCAGAGTTTGCCCGCCCAAATCAATTGGCTGGCGTCACCAGCGGCGCAAAAACCGGGGTGGATTCCAATCTTGGTTTGCAGGTCACGGCAAAAATGAATGACTGGCTGTCTTTTACGGGGCAGGGTCTGGTGCGTAAAAACGTTACGGACAATTTTGGTGCAGAACTGGCCTGGGCCTTTGCCAAAGCCAAGGTATCTGACAACCTGAACATACGCGTGGGCCGCGTCGGTCTGCCTGTGTATATGATTTCTGACTACCGTAATGTAGGCTATGCCAACACCATGTTGCGCCCGCCAGTAGAAATGTATACCCAGGTCACGCTGGAAAGCCTGGATGGTGCCGACGTGCTGTACCAGACCAATCTTGGTGATACTTCCGTGACTGCACAAGTTGCCTATGGTGTCACAGACTCGGACAACCGCGGTGGCTTCACAGCGAAATTTAAAAAGGTATCGAGCATCAATATCGTTGCTGAAAACGGTCCTTTCACTTTCCGTTTTGGCCGTGTCGATGCGAATGTCACTGTCGATAATTCCACTAACCTGAACACCCTGGTTTCTGGCCTGACGAAGTTTGGTTTTGCCTCTGGGGCAAATGCAATTGCAGTGAATGACACCAAGGCTTCTTTCACTTCCGTCGGTCTCGGTGTGGATTGGAAGAGCATGGTAGTGCAGGCAGAATATGGCAAGCGTAAATCTGCCAGCCTGTCTATTGCTGACACCACTTCCTGGTACACCATGTTTGGCTACCGCATGGGTGCCTTCCTTCCCTATGTAGTCCATGCATCGGCCACCCAGGACAGCCCACGCACTGTCGCTGGCTTGCCAACAGCTGGCCCGCTGCTGCCTTATACGCTGGGAGCCAATGCTTTGGCGTCAGCATCTCCTATACAAAGCAGCAACAGCATAGGTGTACGCTGGGATTTCCATAAATCTGCCGCACTGAAATTGCAGCTCGACAGGATGTCACCCGACAATGGCCCAGGGGTATTCATCAATGCCAAGCCGGGTTTCAAAGGTCCAGTGACCGTGTTTGCAGCAGCAGTTGATTTTGTATTCTGA
- a CDS encoding methyl-accepting chemotaxis protein: MKIFYNLKISAKLFVGFGLLLLLTIFLGVFSITMLAKVNQNAYELGTNWMPSVNAAMGIKERVSRIRSQEAQLVSAENAEEVEKYIGRTKEAVSGLKENEAEYSRLISDPDEKKQFEEYSKSMTEYLQISDKMAALAKEGNSKDAMALMRGDSSKLNTKVRALVDKMVKTNVEGGVDAYKRGTESYESSRTLIIIVLVSSLVLGILLAVAIARIVSRPLQDAVRVAQTVAAGDLTSHIESHTIDETGLLLQALKEMNQSLLKVVSEVRQGTDEIASATKEIAEGNMDLSNRTENQASSLEETASSMEEITSTIKHNSDNARQANQLSHSASAVAQKGGDVVSQVVDTMGSINESSKKIVDIIAVIDGIAFQTNILALNAAVEAARAGEQGRGFAVVASEVRNLAQRSASAAKEIKELINDSVDKVGQGTRLVDQAGETMKEVVDSVKRVSDIISEITAAGTEQSAGIEQINVAVTQMDQMTQQNAALVEQAAAAAGALQDQAENLSRIVSVFKLDQSHVIVPKPASKPVAVASVSEKPLVRRLSKPTAKPVTKTTKPVAPEKNPWQQRPMAGKSFKPSIKVPQQT, translated from the coding sequence ATGAAGATTTTTTATAACCTGAAAATTTCAGCCAAGCTGTTTGTTGGCTTTGGTTTGCTGTTGCTGCTGACGATATTCCTCGGCGTATTTTCGATTACCATGCTGGCCAAGGTGAACCAGAACGCCTACGAGCTGGGCACCAACTGGATGCCCAGCGTGAACGCCGCCATGGGTATCAAGGAAAGAGTATCGCGCATACGCTCACAGGAAGCACAACTGGTTTCCGCTGAAAATGCCGAAGAGGTCGAAAAATATATAGGCCGCACCAAAGAAGCTGTGAGCGGCCTCAAAGAGAACGAGGCCGAGTATTCACGTCTGATTTCTGATCCTGATGAAAAAAAGCAGTTTGAGGAATACAGCAAGTCTATGACCGAGTATTTGCAAATCTCGGACAAGATGGCGGCATTGGCAAAAGAGGGTAACAGCAAGGATGCCATGGCCTTGATGCGTGGAGACTCTTCCAAGCTCAATACCAAAGTCCGTGCTCTCGTCGATAAAATGGTCAAGACCAATGTCGAGGGTGGTGTTGATGCCTACAAGCGTGGTACGGAATCTTATGAGTCTTCACGCACCCTGATTATCATCGTGCTTGTCAGTAGTCTCGTCCTTGGCATATTGCTTGCGGTCGCGATTGCGCGCATTGTGTCACGGCCATTGCAAGACGCTGTCAGGGTCGCTCAGACCGTGGCTGCCGGCGACCTGACCAGCCATATCGAGTCGCACACCATTGATGAAACCGGTTTGTTATTGCAAGCGTTGAAAGAAATGAACCAGAGCCTGCTAAAGGTAGTCAGTGAAGTACGTCAGGGCACCGATGAAATTGCTTCGGCGACCAAAGAAATTGCCGAAGGTAATATGGACTTGTCCAACCGTACAGAAAACCAGGCCAGTTCACTCGAAGAAACCGCTTCTTCGATGGAAGAGATTACCTCTACCATCAAACACAATAGCGATAATGCACGCCAGGCCAATCAACTGTCCCATTCTGCATCTGCGGTGGCACAAAAAGGTGGCGATGTGGTGTCGCAGGTAGTTGATACCATGGGTTCCATCAATGAATCCTCGAAAAAAATCGTCGATATCATCGCCGTCATCGACGGGATTGCCTTCCAGACCAATATCCTCGCCCTGAACGCAGCGGTAGAAGCTGCTCGTGCCGGTGAACAAGGGCGCGGCTTTGCCGTAGTGGCATCAGAAGTGCGCAACCTCGCGCAGCGCTCGGCCAGTGCCGCCAAAGAGATCAAGGAACTCATCAACGATTCTGTCGATAAAGTAGGACAAGGTACCCGCCTGGTTGATCAGGCTGGTGAAACCATGAAAGAAGTCGTGGATAGTGTCAAACGCGTCAGTGACATCATCAGTGAAATTACCGCAGCGGGCACCGAGCAGAGCGCCGGTATAGAACAGATCAATGTTGCCGTTACCCAGATGGATCAGATGACGCAGCAAAATGCTGCCCTGGTAGAGCAGGCCGCAGCCGCTGCAGGTGCCTTGCAAGACCAGGCCGAAAACCTGAGCCGCATAGTCAGTGTCTTTAAACTTGACCAGAGCCACGTCATTGTACCCAAACCTGCTTCAAAACCGGTCGCAGTCGCCAGCGTTTCTGAAAAACCGCTGGTACGCAGGCTGTCCAAACCGACAGCTAAACCTGTCACCAAAACCACAAAACCAGTAGCCCCAGAAAAGAACCCGTGGCAACAGCGACCGATGGCTGGGAAGAGTTTTAAGCCTTCAATAAAAGTTCCTCAACAAACTTGA
- a CDS encoding TonB-dependent receptor: MTRKQVQFSMHIMTAQVLLAIACMTQQHVMAQAIAAPETVQESPSALDADAIKSRVVISGSSIGNRAPVQTSLKATQPQSVITATFIEQSVTPLADFNAVARIAPSVGAGVSPNGPGLAETKVTLRGFQDGEYNITYDGIPFGDTNNPTHHSTSYFPARIIGGMVIERGPGNASNLGQATFGGSVNLFSKELSQDFHFSPYATFGSWNTRMTGVQIDSGTSSYFGDTRFMFNGSRLTTDGYLTYSGVTEDNYQFKLQRSLGKDTTLTVFSTFNKITSYAADKGGVTLNQVAQFGKNYALNNDPKSQNYYGYNFNNKNTDFDYIRLQSKLAGWGIDNTLYTYSYTNDTYSGQDASGATANGTKAGVTGNLNVPGYNKLNAYRVNGDILKASNQFDAGLLRLGIWMENASTNRHTYDFDWTLGVANPKESTAPKNVAYEQGSNWRQYQPFVEFEWAAMPDLTITPGLKYVSFQRSLDAKVNQTTRIPTVTEQTYTTTLPFLTANYSINKEWSAYTQIARGFLVPDLSMFYVNTPSLSAPKPQTSTNYQLGMVHQSRDLTLDADVYYIDFNNKIASTGTGNDVVYYNQGGVIYKGIEAAATYYLGSGFSVHANASLNSAKTKDTGLQVAKAPESTSAFGLLYKANGLHASLIAKTTGQQYAKDGEPSAYKIAAYTTTDFTIGYRYKTDGLMLKNVKAQFGINNLFDKQDATSISANSKGAAFDQYTFVPARSWNFSVTADF, encoded by the coding sequence ATGACACGCAAGCAAGTTCAATTTTCCATGCATATCATGACGGCGCAGGTGTTGCTCGCCATCGCATGCATGACACAGCAGCACGTCATGGCGCAAGCCATTGCTGCTCCTGAAACTGTTCAAGAATCCCCATCCGCGCTGGATGCGGATGCCATCAAATCGCGTGTTGTCATCAGTGGCTCTTCAATAGGTAACCGGGCACCAGTACAAACGTCGTTGAAAGCGACTCAGCCACAGTCCGTGATCACGGCGACCTTCATAGAACAATCAGTGACGCCACTGGCAGATTTTAATGCGGTGGCACGCATCGCCCCCAGCGTCGGTGCCGGTGTCTCACCGAATGGGCCGGGCCTGGCAGAAACCAAGGTGACACTGCGTGGCTTTCAGGATGGTGAATATAACATCACCTATGATGGCATTCCTTTTGGCGACACCAATAATCCTACTCATCATTCCACATCGTATTTCCCGGCACGCATCATCGGTGGCATGGTCATAGAACGTGGCCCTGGCAATGCCAGCAATCTGGGGCAGGCGACATTTGGTGGCTCGGTCAATCTGTTTTCCAAAGAGTTGTCGCAGGATTTTCATTTCTCGCCTTATGCCACATTTGGTTCCTGGAATACCAGGATGACTGGCGTGCAAATCGACAGCGGCACCAGCTCGTATTTTGGCGATACCCGTTTCATGTTCAATGGTTCGCGCCTGACGACAGATGGCTATCTGACTTATAGCGGCGTGACCGAAGACAATTACCAGTTCAAACTGCAACGCAGCCTGGGCAAGGACACCACGCTGACCGTGTTCTCGACCTTCAACAAAATCACCAGCTATGCAGCCGACAAAGGTGGCGTGACCTTGAACCAGGTAGCGCAGTTCGGCAAAAACTATGCACTCAATAATGATCCCAAGAGCCAGAATTATTACGGCTACAACTTCAATAATAAAAACACGGATTTTGACTACATACGCCTGCAGTCAAAACTGGCTGGCTGGGGAATCGATAATACCCTCTACACCTACTCCTATACCAATGACACTTACTCTGGCCAGGACGCCAGTGGCGCGACTGCGAATGGCACCAAGGCTGGTGTAACAGGTAATCTGAATGTCCCGGGTTATAACAAGCTCAATGCCTACCGCGTGAATGGCGATATCCTGAAGGCGAGCAATCAATTTGATGCTGGCTTGCTGCGTCTTGGCATATGGATGGAAAATGCCAGCACCAACCGCCATACCTATGACTTTGACTGGACCCTGGGTGTCGCCAACCCGAAAGAATCGACTGCACCCAAGAATGTCGCCTATGAGCAAGGCTCGAACTGGAGGCAATATCAGCCCTTCGTCGAATTTGAATGGGCCGCGATGCCAGACCTGACAATTACCCCAGGTTTGAAATATGTCAGCTTCCAGCGCTCACTCGATGCCAAGGTCAACCAGACCACCCGCATCCCGACCGTTACAGAGCAAACCTATACAACGACCTTGCCTTTCCTGACTGCCAACTACAGCATCAACAAGGAATGGTCTGCCTATACGCAAATCGCCCGCGGCTTTCTGGTGCCTGACTTGTCCATGTTCTATGTCAACACGCCCAGCCTGAGCGCACCAAAGCCACAGACATCGACCAATTATCAGTTGGGCATGGTTCATCAATCCCGCGATTTGACGCTGGATGCCGATGTGTATTACATAGACTTCAACAACAAGATTGCATCCACTGGCACAGGCAATGATGTCGTGTATTACAACCAGGGTGGTGTCATCTACAAGGGGATAGAAGCTGCGGCGACTTACTATCTCGGTAGCGGTTTCTCAGTGCATGCGAATGCTTCCCTGAATAGTGCCAAGACAAAAGACACAGGCTTGCAGGTTGCCAAGGCACCAGAATCTACCTCTGCTTTTGGTTTGCTGTACAAGGCCAACGGCTTGCATGCTTCACTGATCGCAAAAACCACGGGCCAGCAATATGCAAAAGATGGCGAACCGTCAGCCTACAAAATAGCGGCTTATACAACTACGGATTTCACTATCGGTTATCGCTACAAGACCGATGGGCTGATGCTCAAAAATGTGAAGGCGCAGTTTGGCATCAATAATCTGTTCGACAAACAGGATGCCACATCCATTTCCGCAAATAGCAAGGGTGCAGCATTTGATCAATATACTTTTGTACCAGCACGCAGCTGGAATTTTTCAGTGACGGCTGATTTTTAA
- a CDS encoding methyl-accepting chemotaxis protein, translated as MKLFYDLRISAKLFVGFMLLLILTVFLGGFSVFQLSRVNGTALELGTNWMPSVNAAMGMKERISRLRTQEMQIVLSAGDEANLKKYEKRWNDYVAELKKYEADYVKLISTEDEKKFFADYSKLWDRYVVEAKKLTAQANAGNMEEARTTLRGESSKLNAEILALADKMVRVNADGGIAEYRMGEQIYANSRALIIGLIVVTIALGLLLASWIARVVARPLQEAVKVAKTVASGDLTSDIQVKTRDETGELLQALKEMNASLLSVVSEVRTGTDLIATASTEIANGNMDLSARTESQAGSLEETASSMEELTSTVKHNSDNARQANQLSHSASAVAQKGGSVVSQVVDTMGSISESSKKIVDIIAVIDGIAFQTNILALNAAVEAARAGEQGRGFAVVASEVRNLAQRSASAAKEIKTLINDSVEKVGLGTRLVDEAGITMKEVVDSVKRVSDIISEITAAGAEQSSGIDQINTAIIQMDQVTQQNAALVEEAAAAAGALQEQAANLSRVVAVFKLHHVQPAAGFQKQVAGPAVRISAQADKPAANTRKLPPAKAVSKQREPAKTEQDWEEF; from the coding sequence ATGAAATTGTTTTACGACCTGAGGATTTCTGCCAAGCTGTTCGTTGGCTTTATGCTGCTGCTGATACTCACCGTTTTTCTTGGCGGCTTTTCAGTCTTTCAATTGTCGCGGGTAAATGGTACTGCACTGGAACTGGGCACCAACTGGATGCCCAGCGTGAACGCCGCCATGGGCATGAAGGAAAGAATTTCACGCCTGCGCACGCAGGAAATGCAAATAGTGTTATCAGCAGGTGATGAAGCGAATTTGAAGAAATACGAAAAACGCTGGAATGATTATGTTGCCGAGCTCAAGAAGTATGAAGCAGACTACGTCAAACTGATCAGCACGGAGGACGAAAAAAAGTTCTTTGCCGACTACAGCAAACTGTGGGATCGCTATGTAGTAGAGGCAAAAAAGCTGACCGCCCAGGCCAATGCAGGCAATATGGAAGAAGCGCGCACCACCTTGCGCGGCGAGTCGTCAAAACTGAATGCCGAGATACTGGCGCTAGCCGACAAGATGGTGCGGGTAAACGCCGATGGCGGTATCGCTGAATACCGTATGGGCGAACAGATCTATGCCAACTCCCGAGCCTTGATAATCGGCCTCATCGTGGTGACCATTGCACTTGGCCTGTTACTGGCCTCCTGGATAGCCAGGGTGGTGGCAAGACCCTTGCAGGAAGCAGTCAAGGTCGCCAAGACGGTGGCCTCTGGCGACCTGACCAGCGATATTCAGGTCAAGACCAGGGACGAAACCGGGGAACTCCTGCAAGCCCTGAAAGAAATGAATGCCAGCCTCTTGTCGGTAGTCAGCGAAGTGCGCACCGGTACAGACCTGATCGCCACCGCTTCGACAGAAATTGCGAATGGCAATATGGATTTGTCAGCCCGCACAGAAAGCCAGGCCGGTTCTCTCGAAGAAACGGCATCTTCCATGGAAGAACTGACTTCTACCGTCAAGCATAACAGTGATAATGCGCGCCAGGCCAATCAGTTGTCGCATTCGGCTTCTGCCGTTGCGCAAAAAGGCGGTAGTGTGGTATCACAAGTAGTGGATACCATGGGTTCCATCAGCGAATCGTCTAAAAAAATTGTCGATATCATCGCTGTCATTGATGGCATCGCCTTCCAGACCAATATCCTGGCGCTGAACGCAGCGGTAGAGGCTGCACGGGCTGGCGAACAGGGGCGCGGCTTTGCCGTGGTGGCATCAGAAGTGCGCAACCTCGCGCAGCGCTCTGCCAGTGCCGCAAAAGAAATCAAGACTCTCATCAATGACTCAGTCGAAAAGGTCGGTCTCGGTACACGCCTGGTCGATGAAGCAGGTATCACCATGAAAGAAGTGGTCGATAGCGTCAAGCGTGTCAGTGACATCATCAGCGAAATCACGGCAGCCGGTGCCGAACAAAGCTCAGGCATAGACCAGATCAATACCGCCATCATACAAATGGACCAGGTCACCCAGCAGAACGCCGCGCTGGTGGAAGAAGCCGCCGCAGCAGCGGGGGCTCTGCAAGAACAGGCAGCCAACCTGAGCCGCGTTGTTGCGGTGTTCAAACTCCATCACGTGCAGCCTGCAGCAGGTTTTCAAAAACAGGTAGCCGGGCCCGCAGTCAGAATATCTGCACAAGCCGATAAACCTGCAGCGAATACACGCAAACTGCCACCAGCAAAAGCAGTATCCAAACAGCGAGAACCAGCCAAAACAGAGCAAGACTGGGAAGAATTCTGA
- a CDS encoding ATP-binding protein, which yields MKEREAVFLRKNLSLITVTILIVSAILAQSYWSARQDRELTLEAERSNAHVAVRLLEEHVAQTMQDGVQKIDTAAIAAASFTDVGVDIQHFINNYDAQDYRYIKALRYIDLAGNSWVSSPDFPSHQMSVADRDDIHFLMQHPEYKEVVIGSPYESRYDSQLVLPIARNVFDKKGKQVAMISTDLRIAYFAELYANVAKENNAMLALIANAGFIIVRSPFEARYVNRDISKEPATHRLASQDKEGSFTDPEWLDDEFERLYAYRKVSGFPLSVVYGRDLESILAPWHQRLQTRAIFTAVVVLLLLGVMAMLARQFHKLRVSEATLRNAEYKFSEIFERSPLAISLVNLHTRKIDAVNDAWIRLFGYRQEDIVGPEEQYLKYFWVDKEELRSFVSLLRTEPQIDHFQARLRHADGSIRVCLLSSRTYMADGEARYIVTPQDVTRQLAAEQDLLNLNASLEDRVARRTENLERSNAELAEALNSLQLMQGELIRQEKLASLGSLVAGVAHELNTPIGNSVTVASTLQDQARVFQGELQQGAIKRSAFNAFLESTIFGADVLMRSLQRASELIRSFKHVAVDQSSDMRRQFDLRQVVEEILLTNSSLYAKTGFAMQTDLQADIRMDSYPGALGQIIGNFLTNSIRHGFEGRSSGMMCLSTSLLDQDHVKLEFRDNGSGIAQEHLTKVFDPFFTTKLGQGGSGLGMNIVYNLVSKILGGKIQVHSEAGEGSCFTVIVPLIAPVAEEKTKPQP from the coding sequence ATGAAAGAAAGGGAAGCTGTGTTCCTGCGTAAAAATCTGAGCCTGATTACCGTTACGATACTGATCGTGTCGGCCATCCTGGCGCAGTCATACTGGAGTGCCCGGCAAGATAGGGAATTGACGCTGGAAGCAGAGCGCAGCAATGCCCATGTAGCCGTGCGCCTGCTTGAAGAACATGTGGCCCAGACCATGCAGGATGGCGTGCAAAAAATTGATACTGCTGCCATTGCCGCTGCCTCTTTCACGGACGTTGGTGTTGATATCCAGCATTTCATCAATAATTATGATGCCCAGGATTACCGCTATATCAAGGCTTTGCGCTACATAGACCTGGCTGGTAATAGCTGGGTCAGCTCGCCTGATTTTCCATCGCATCAAATGTCAGTTGCTGACAGGGATGATATTCATTTCCTCATGCAACATCCTGAATATAAAGAGGTCGTCATCGGTAGCCCGTATGAAAGCCGCTACGACAGCCAGCTGGTCTTGCCTATCGCGCGCAATGTGTTTGATAAGAAGGGTAAGCAGGTGGCAATGATCAGCACTGACCTGCGCATCGCTTACTTTGCCGAGCTGTATGCGAATGTGGCAAAAGAGAATAATGCGATGCTGGCCCTGATTGCCAATGCTGGTTTTATCATCGTTCGCTCCCCGTTTGAGGCGCGCTATGTGAACCGCGATATCAGCAAGGAGCCTGCGACACACAGGCTGGCCAGCCAGGACAAGGAAGGCAGTTTCACTGACCCTGAATGGCTTGATGATGAGTTTGAGCGTCTGTATGCGTATCGCAAGGTCAGCGGTTTCCCGCTCAGCGTCGTATATGGGCGTGATCTTGAAAGTATACTCGCCCCCTGGCACCAGCGCCTGCAAACCAGGGCCATCTTTACTGCGGTGGTGGTCTTGCTACTGCTCGGTGTCATGGCCATGCTGGCCAGACAATTCCATAAATTGCGGGTGTCTGAAGCGACCCTCAGAAATGCCGAATATAAATTTTCTGAAATTTTTGAACGTTCGCCACTGGCGATTTCCCTGGTCAATCTGCACACCCGGAAAATCGATGCTGTCAATGATGCCTGGATACGATTATTTGGCTACCGTCAAGAAGACATCGTCGGTCCTGAAGAACAGTACCTGAAATATTTTTGGGTAGATAAAGAAGAGTTACGCAGCTTTGTCTCACTCTTGCGCACTGAACCGCAGATAGATCATTTTCAGGCGAGACTCAGGCATGCTGACGGCAGCATCAGGGTTTGCCTGCTGTCCTCGCGCACTTATATGGCGGATGGTGAAGCTCGTTACATCGTCACCCCGCAGGATGTGACACGCCAGCTCGCCGCAGAGCAGGACTTGCTGAACCTGAATGCCTCGCTCGAAGACCGGGTTGCCAGGCGTACAGAGAACCTTGAGCGCTCGAATGCAGAACTGGCAGAAGCCCTGAATTCGCTGCAACTCATGCAAGGTGAATTGATACGCCAGGAAAAACTGGCCTCGCTGGGTTCGCTGGTGGCGGGTGTGGCGCATGAACTCAATACCCCGATAGGCAATAGCGTGACCGTTGCCAGTACCCTGCAAGACCAGGCCAGGGTATTTCAGGGCGAATTGCAGCAAGGGGCAATCAAACGCAGTGCCTTTAACGCTTTCCTGGAGAGCACCATTTTTGGTGCTGATGTCTTGATGCGCTCTCTGCAGCGTGCTTCTGAACTGATACGCAGCTTCAAGCATGTGGCGGTCGATCAGTCCAGCGATATGCGCAGGCAATTTGACTTGAGGCAGGTAGTGGAAGAAATCCTGCTGACCAATTCATCCCTGTATGCCAAGACCGGCTTTGCAATGCAAACCGATTTGCAGGCAGATATACGTATGGATAGTTATCCTGGCGCGCTGGGACAAATCATAGGAAATTTCCTGACCAATTCCATCCGGCACGGTTTTGAAGGACGCAGCAGCGGCATGATGTGCCTGAGTACCAGCCTGCTGGACCAGGATCATGTCAAACTTGAATTCAGGGACAATGGCAGCGGGATCGCGCAAGAGCATTTGACGAAAGTCTTTGATCCCTTCTTTACCACCAAGTTAGGCCAGGGTGGTTCTGGCCTGGGCATGAATATAGTCTATAACCTGGTGAGCAAGATACTCGGTGGGAAAATCCAGGTGCACAGTGAAGCTGGCGAGGGCAGCTGTTTTACTGTCATCGTGCCTTTAATTGCGCCGGTAGCGGAAGAAAAAACCAAGCCCCAGCCCTGA
- a CDS encoding ABC transporter substrate-binding protein — protein sequence MAAIRKSGTVLAMSLVLVLPCLHAHADQLAAEKWLREEFRISTLSATQQMDEMRWFIAAADKLKRAGVSEIRVASEIIDTHAYESTVLAKAFFEITGIKVIHETMPEGELVERLQKAIYADKSSYDGWISDSDLIGTHYRYGVIEPLSDYMKGQGREYTNPGLDIKDFIGTSFTTAPNGKLYQLPDQQFANLYWFRADLFARKDLQEQFRQKYGYELGVPQNWSAYEDIAEFFSKDVKTIDGKAIYGHMDYGKRDPSLGWRYTDAWLSMAGAADRGIPNGLPVDEWGIRVASDKCTAVGASVARGGATNSPAAVYALSKYLEWLNKYAPPQARQLNFSEAGPVPAQGQIAQQIFWYTAFTAAMIKPDLPVMNADGSPKWRMAPSPHGAYWKTGMQNGYQDVGSWTFFKSTPEQRKAAAWLYAQFVTSKSVSLKKSIVGLTFIRESDIRHEYFTKNAYRYGGLIEFYRSPARVAWTPTGNNVPDYPKLASLWWSNIAPVVQGEISPQIALDKLAVQIDQVMAELQSKGMKNCPPKLNPVRDTAKYLTDKGAPWKKLAVEKPKGETIAYDKLLQAWREGRVK from the coding sequence ATGGCTGCAATCAGGAAATCAGGCACCGTGCTGGCAATGTCGCTGGTGCTTGTGCTGCCATGCCTGCATGCACATGCCGATCAACTGGCTGCCGAAAAATGGCTGCGCGAAGAATTCAGGATATCCACCTTGTCTGCTACCCAGCAGATGGACGAGATGCGCTGGTTCATTGCAGCGGCGGACAAACTGAAGCGGGCCGGTGTCAGCGAGATCAGGGTGGCGTCTGAAATCATTGATACCCATGCCTATGAATCCACCGTGCTGGCAAAAGCCTTTTTCGAGATTACCGGCATCAAGGTCATTCATGAAACCATGCCTGAGGGTGAGCTGGTTGAGCGTCTGCAAAAAGCAATCTATGCCGACAAGAGCAGCTACGATGGCTGGATCTCCGACTCTGACCTGATAGGCACGCATTACCGCTACGGGGTCATCGAGCCCTTGTCGGATTATATGAAGGGTCAAGGCAGGGAATACACCAACCCCGGCCTCGACATCAAGGACTTCATCGGTACCAGTTTTACGACTGCACCCAATGGCAAACTCTACCAACTGCCAGACCAGCAATTTGCCAATCTCTACTGGTTCCGGGCTGACCTGTTTGCCCGCAAGGACTTGCAAGAGCAATTCCGGCAAAAGTATGGCTATGAACTCGGCGTACCGCAAAACTGGTCGGCCTATGAAGACATCGCAGAATTCTTCAGCAAGGATGTCAAAACCATAGACGGCAAAGCTATCTACGGTCACATGGACTATGGCAAGCGCGACCCTTCGCTGGGCTGGAGGTATACCGATGCCTGGTTGTCGATGGCAGGCGCGGCAGACCGTGGCATACCAAATGGTTTGCCGGTCGATGAATGGGGTATACGTGTCGCCAGTGACAAATGCACGGCAGTAGGTGCCAGTGTTGCCAGAGGTGGTGCCACCAATTCACCAGCGGCAGTGTATGCACTCAGCAAATACCTGGAATGGCTGAATAAATATGCGCCGCCGCAAGCCAGGCAATTGAATTTCAGCGAGGCCGGGCCAGTGCCGGCGCAGGGGCAGATTGCCCAGCAAATATTCTGGTACACCGCTTTCACTGCCGCCATGATCAAGCCTGACTTGCCGGTCATGAATGCTGACGGCAGCCCCAAATGGCGCATGGCGCCATCTCCGCATGGTGCCTACTGGAAAACCGGCATGCAAAATGGTTACCAGGATGTGGGTTCATGGACCTTCTTCAAATCCACACCAGAACAACGCAAGGCCGCTGCCTGGCTGTATGCGCAATTCGTCACTTCAAAAAGCGTGTCGCTGAAAAAATCCATCGTCGGCCTGACCTTCATACGTGAATCCGACATACGTCATGAGTACTTCACAAAAAATGCCTATCGTTACGGCGGCCTGATCGAGTTCTACCGCAGCCCGGCCAGGGTGGCATGGACACCAACCGGGAATAATGTGCCGGATTACCCAAAACTGGCAAGCCTGTGGTGGAGCAATATCGCCCCCGTAGTGCAAGGCGAGATCAGCCCACAAATAGCGCTCGACAAACTGGCCGTACAGATAGACCAGGTCATGGCGGAACTGCAAAGCAAGGGTATGAAGAATTGCCCGCCAAAACTGAATCCCGTGCGTGATACAGCAAAGTACCTGACCGACAAGGGCGCACCATGGAAAAAACTGGCGGTGGAAAAACCCAAAGGCGAAACCATTGCCTACGACAAGTTATTGCAAGCCTGGCGCGAGGGCCGTGTTAAATAA